The following coding sequences are from one Lolium rigidum isolate FL_2022 chromosome 6, APGP_CSIRO_Lrig_0.1, whole genome shotgun sequence window:
- the LOC124665579 gene encoding F-box protein SKP2A-like: MVSAQLTSGNLDNSFNALMVSGGGESVQAQNGGTGTTFLGWKDLPMELLLRILSVAGDDRMVIAASGVCTGWRDALGWGVTGLSFSWCQDHMNELLMSLAHKFTKLQVLSLRQIKPQVEDSAVEAVANNCHDLRELDLSRSFRLSDRSLYALAHGCLHLTRLNISGCSNFSDAALIYLTSQCRNLKCLNLCGCVRAASDRALQAIARNCGQLQSFNLGWCDTVTDWGVTRLASGCPELRAVDLCGCVLITDESVVALANGCPHLRSLGLYYCQNITDRAMYSLAANSRIRSKGMSWGTAESGGRRSRDDRDGLSNLNISQCTALTPPAVQAVCDSFPALHTCPERHSLIISGCLSLTAVHCACALHPHRAGRALLSNHAY; the protein is encoded by the exons ATGGTCAGTGCACAGCTGACGAGTGGGAACCTGGACAATTCGTTCAATGCACTCATGGTTTCCGGTGGCGGTGAGAGTGTACAGGCACAGAATGGTGGCACAGGCACCACCTTCTTAGGTTGGAAGGACCTTCCAATGGAGCTGCTTCTGAGGATCCTATCAGTAGCTGGAGATGACAGGATGGTTATTGCGGCCTCAGGTGTTTGCACCGGGTGGCGTGATGCACTAGGATGGGGAGTCACAGGTCTTTCATTCTCGTG GTGCCAGGACCACATGAATGAGTTGTTAATGTCATTGGCTCACAAATTTACAAAGCTTCAAGTCCTTTCTCTACGGCAAATCAAGCCTCAGGTTGAAGACAGTGCAGTGGAGGCTGTAGCAAATAATTGTCACGATTTGCGCGAGTTGGATCTGAGCAGAAGCTTTAGGCTTAGTGATCGATCCTTGTATGCTCTGGCACATGGTTGCCTTCATCTTACGAGGCTAAATATCAGCGGGTGTTCCAATTTCAGTGATGCTGCTTTGATCTACCTCACTAGTCAGTGCAGGAACCTCAAATGCTTGAATCTGTGTGGGTGTGTTAGGGCAGCTTCTGACAGAGCATTGCAG GCAATCGCACGTAACTGTGGTCAGCTGCAATCTTTTAACCTAGGTTGGTGCGATACTGTCACTGACTGGGGAGTGACTAGATTAGCTTCTGGATGCCCTGAACTTAGGGCTGTGGACCTGTGTGGTTGTGTTCTTATAACAG ATGAGAGTGTGGTTGCTCTTGCAAACGGATGCCCTCACCTGCGTTCCCTGGGGCTGTACTACTGCCAGAACATCACCGATCGTGCCATGTACTCGCTGGCAGCAAATAGCCGCATCAGGAGCAAGGGCATGAGCTGGGGCACTGCCGAGAGCGGTGGCAGGCGTAGCCGTGACGACAGGGACGGGCTCTCGAACCTGAACATCAGCCAGTGCACCGCACTGACGCCCCCGGCTGTGCAGGCGGTGTGCGACTCCTTCCCAGCGCTGCACACATGCCCGGAGAGGCACTCCCTCATCATCAGCGGCTGCCTGAGCCTCACCGCTGTTCACTGCGCCTGCGCCCTCCACCCGCACCGTGCAGGGAGAGCCCTGCTGTCTAACCATGCTTACTAA